Sequence from the Collinsella aerofaciens ATCC 25986 genome:
AACGATGGTGCAGTTGCTCGAGACGATGAAAGCAACATATGGCTTGATTGGTTGAGTGGGGTTACGTGGCCCGGACGGTGCAATCTGGCTGCGTTATCCGGCGCGGGGCTCGCTAATCGGCTATTATTTGTTTAGACAACTTGAGTTGTAGAGGAGTGACTGGCGATGGTGCAGGGCGCCAAACATATGAAGAGCAATAACGCCGCGGATAACGGCGGCTCAAGCCCTCAGCCCAAACCCAAGCGCCGCCGCAAGCGGCTGCCGCGCTGGGCCGACCGGCTCATCACCATCGTCATCATCCTTATTGGCGTGGGTCTTATGACCTGGCCGTGGATCTTGGACCGGCTCGAGGCCTCGGGCGTGTTCAACCAGATCAGCACCGTGTCCAGCACCGTGGATGCGCTGTCTGAAGAGGAGCGTGAGCGCATCCTGCTCCAGGCGCGCTCCTATAACGAGCAGCTGGCGGGCGAGGCCACCGAGCTTCCCGCCGACCAGATCGAGCCCTACGCCCAGCAGCTCATCTTTGACCGCGACCCCATGATGAGCTGGGTCGAGATCCCCTCCATCGATGTGAGTATGCCCATCTACCACGGCACGAGCGAAGAAGTCCTCATGGCGGGCGTTGGCCACCTGGAGGGCACGAGCCTGCCGGTGGGCGGCACCTCGACGCATTGCGTGCTCACCGCGCACTCGGGCATGCGCAACCTGAGCATGTTCGACGACATCCACTCGCTGGAGTCCGGCGACCTGGTGCTGCTGCACACCATGAACAAGACGCTCGCCTATAAGATGGTGGACTCCGAGGTGGTGCTGCCCGAGGAGATGGAGTCGCTGACCATCGAGCCCGGCGCTGACAAGGTGACGCTCGTCACCTGCACACCCTACGGCGTAAATGACCATCGCCTGCTGGTGCATTGCGTGCGCACCAAGTACAACAAGAAGGACGTCGACAAGCAAAAGTCGCTGGCCGGCCGCCACTGGGGCAAGCGCGAGTTTGCCGTGCTCATTGTGGTCGTAGCCATTGTGCTGTTGCTGCTGGACATCGTGATCCACGCGGTCCGCAAGCGCCGCAAGGCCAAGGCCTCGGCATAAGACATTCTTCAGAACCGCCGCAAAGGGGACAGGCACCTTTGTGGTGGTCGGGGGCTTCCAAACCATCACAACATTCGATGAAAATTTCGATTTTGACGAAAAGCGTCGAATGTTGTGATGGTTTTCGTTTCGGGCGGGATGGTTTTCGTTTCGGGCGGGATGGTTTTCGTTTCGGGCGAGACGGTTTTCGCTATGGACGGTGCGGTTTCGCTGCAGAACCGCCGGCCCGCCGCTTGCCAGCCC
This genomic interval carries:
- a CDS encoding class C sortase; translated protein: MKSNNAADNGGSSPQPKPKRRRKRLPRWADRLITIVIILIGVGLMTWPWILDRLEASGVFNQISTVSSTVDALSEEERERILLQARSYNEQLAGEATELPADQIEPYAQQLIFDRDPMMSWVEIPSIDVSMPIYHGTSEEVLMAGVGHLEGTSLPVGGTSTHCVLTAHSGMRNLSMFDDIHSLESGDLVLLHTMNKTLAYKMVDSEVVLPEEMESLTIEPGADKVTLVTCTPYGVNDHRLLVHCVRTKYNKKDVDKQKSLAGRHWGKREFAVLIVVVAIVLLLLDIVIHAVRKRRKAKASA